The Equus asinus isolate D_3611 breed Donkey chromosome 15, EquAss-T2T_v2, whole genome shotgun sequence genome includes a window with the following:
- the COL20A1 gene encoding collagen alpha-1(XX) chain isoform X2, whose protein sequence is MEPCEPGRDLGSWGEQPPEAVRAARGPAADEVEGIRGGRPRLPGAGEARGRPAWCLRGCCAGHRRVMGDPEQEVMLNTKTPKATVGGLSPSKGYTVQIFELTGSGNILLARREFVITDLKSNSVGRSSWRPLGAALEPTPSRMGSLDPEPRVALVPSQDPPTLSGSKWGEGVPGEGQWSPTDAGGKAPTQPTPGLEKQSRARTSAGGREEPAGPQFRCTPPTPVDMIFLVDGSWSIGYGHFQQVKDFLASVIEPFEIGPDKVQVGLTQYSGDPQTEWDLNTFGTKEEVLAAIRGLRYRGGNTFTGLALTHVLEQNLKPIAGPRPEATTVVILVTDGKSQDDARTAGHVLKELGVDVFAVGVKNADEEELRLLASQPLDITVHSVQDFPQLGTLAGLLSRLICQKVQGRSPRGGPVTPAAAAPAPDPLSALTSLVLTQVTSSSVHLSWSPAPKPPLKHLIVWRPSKGGIPQEHPSLPVPSQLLFQVVVEGPTSSAELHNLTSSTEYLVSVFPVYEAGVGEGLRGLATTAPLPPPQALTLAAVTPRTVHLTWQPVAGATHYLVWCSPAPSKGEADRREVQVGRPEVLLDGLEPGRDYDVWVQSLRGAEASEGRGVRARTPALASTSLGFSDVSHDSARVFWEATPRPVRLFRVSYVSSKGGHSGQTEAPGNATSATLGPLSSSTTYTVRVICLYPGGSSSTLTGRLTTRKVPSPSQLSVTELPGDEVQLHWAAAAASGVLVYQIKWTPLGDGKAHEISVPGNLGTAVLPGLGRHLEYEITILAYYRDGARSDPVSLRYTALSRSPPSNLTVASESPNSLRVSWTPPSGHVLHYRLTYTLASGSGPEKSISVPGPRSHAILPDLLAATKYRVLVSAVYGAGESMAVSATGRTAACQALHADGSLTGFDLMGAFGLVEKEYASVRGVAMEPSAFGPTRTFTLFKDAQLTRRASDIHPAALPPEHTLVFLLRLLPETPREAFALWQMTAEDFQPVLGVLLDASRKSLTYFNHDLRATLQEVTFDLPEVRRIFFGSFHKVHVAVGRSRVRLYVDCQKVAERPIGEAGSPPATGFVTLGRLAKARGLRSSSATFQLQTLQLVCSDSWAEEDRCCELPALDGETCPAFPSACTCSSESPGPPGPQGPPGLPGRNGAPGEQGSPGPRGEPGPPGQMGPKGPGGQQGSPGTQGRTIQGPMGPPGVKGEKGDHGLPGLQGRPGHQGSPGKVGLQGPKGMRGLEGTAGLPGPPGPRGFRGVAGARGTSGERGPPGVVGPTGLPGPKGERGEKGEPQSLATVYQLVSQACESAIQTHMLKFNSFLHESTRPPMPILEAPRPPGTPSEARLPGEGGRGGHRPEARGPRRGSGTPPSPRPSTSAFLSAEPGALSQIGGPGPQENKPPEPLEGARDFGQSLCCPH, encoded by the exons ATGGAGCCATGTGAACCTGGCCGTGACCTTGGCAGCTGGGG GGAGCAGCCGCCTGAGGCTGTCCGTGCTGCCCGAGGACCGGCTGCAGATGAAGTGGAGGGCATCAGAGGGGGGCGGCCTCGGCTACCTGGTGCAGGTGAAGCCCGTGGCAG ACCTGCGTGGTGTCTCCGAGGCTGCTGTGCTGGGCACCGGAGGGTTATGG gGGACCCAGAGCAGGAGGTGATGCTGAACACCAAGACCCCAAAGGCCACCGTGGGCGGCCTGAGCCCCTCCAAGGGGTACACCGTGCAGATCTTCGAGCTCACTGGCTCAGGAAACATCCTGCTGGCTCGGAGGGAGTTTGTGA TCACAGATTTGAAGAGTAACTCCGTGGGCAGGAGCAGCTGGAGGCCACTGGGTGCAGCCCTGGAGCCCACCCCTTCCCGTATGGGGAGCCTAGACCCTGAGCCCCGAGTCGCCTTGGTCCCAAGCCAAGACCCACCCACTCTTAGTGGGTCAAAGTGGGGTGAGG GAGTGCCCGGCGAGGGGCAGTGGTCACCGACAGACGCTGGGGGGAAGGCACCCACTcagcccaccccaggcctggagAAACAGAGCCGAGCCAGGACCTCcgctggagggagagaggagccag CCGGCCCCCAGTTCCGCTGCACGCCCCCTACACCTGTGGACATGATCTTCCTGGTGGATGGGTCCTGGAGTATCGGCTACGGTCACTTCCAGCAGGTCAAAGACTTCCTGGCCAGTGTCATCGAGCCCTTTGAAATAGGGCCAGATAAAGTCCAAGTAG GCTTGACTCAGTACAGTGGAGACCCCCAGACAGAGTGGGACCTGAACACCTTTGGCACTAAGGAGGAGGTGCTGGCAGCCATCCGCGGTCTCCGCTACAGAGGGGGAAACACCTTCACAG GCCTGGCCCTGACCCACGTGCTGGAGCAGAACCTGAAACCCATAGCGGGTCCCCGTCCAGAGGCAACCACGGTGGTGATCCTGGTGACAGACGGCAAGTCCCAGGACGATGCCCGCACTGCTGGCCACGTCCTCAAGGAGCTGGGAGTCGACGTTTTTGCCGTGG GCGTGAAGAACGCTGACGAGGAGGAGCTGCGGCTCCTGGCATCCCAACCGCTGGACATCACCGTCCACAGTGTGCAGGACTTCCCCCAGCTCGGCACGCTGGCCGGCCTGCTCAGCCGCCTCATCTGCCAGAAGGTCCAGGGCAGGAGCCCGCGCGGGGGCCCAG TGACACCGGCAGCTGCTGCTCCAGCCCCGGACCCCCTCTCTGCTCTCACCAGCCTGGTCCTGACTCAGGTGACCTCCTCCAGTGTCCACCTGTCCTGGAGTCCAGCCCCGAAACCACCCCTCAAGCATCTGATCGTGTGGCGGCCTTCCAAGGGCGGCATCCCCCAGGAG CACCCCTCCCTGCCCGTTCCATCGCAGCTCCTGTTccaggtggtggtggaggggccTACCTCGTCTGCAGAGCTGCACAACCTGACTTCCAGTACAGAGTACCTGGTGTCCGTGTTCCCCGTCTACGAGGCCGGGGTCGGCGAGGGCCTGCGGGGCCTGGCAACCACAG CGCCTCTGCCGCCACCCCAGGCACTGACCCTGGCCGCAGTGACGCCCAGAACCGTGCATCTCACCTGGCAGCCAGTGGCCGGGGCCACCCACTACTTGGTCTGGTGCTCACCTGCCCCCTCCAAGGGCGAGGCGGACAGGAGAGAG GTGCAGGTGGGGCGGCCAGAGGTGCTGCTGGACGGCCTGGAGCCTGGCAGGGACTACGACGTCTGGGTACAGAGCCTTCGAGGGGCAGAGGCCAGCGAGGGCCGGGGCGTCCGCGCCAGGACCC CTGCCCTGGCCTCCACCAGCCTGGGCTTCTCGGATGTGAGCCACGACTCGGCCCGTGTGTTCTGGGAGGCCACCCCAAGACCTGTGCGCCTCTTCAGGGTCAGCTACGTCTCCAGCAAGGGCGGCCACTCCGGGCAG ACGGAGGCTCCTGGGAATGCCACGTCGGCCACCCTaggccccctctcctcctccaccacatACACCGTCAGAGTCATCTGCCTCTACCCTGGTGGCAGCTCCTCCACACTGACCGGCCGCCTGACCACAC GGAAAGTCCCCAGCCCTAGCCAGCTGTCAGTGACAGAGCTCCCTGGGGACGAGGTGCAGCTGCATTGGGCAGCCGCAGCGGCATCCGGCGTGCTCGTCTACCAGATCAAGTGGACACCCCTGGGAGATGGGAAGGCCCAtgag ATCTCTGTCCCTGGCAACCTGGGCACAGCTGTCCTGCCCGGCCTGGGGAGGCACTTGGAGTACGAGATCACCATCCTAGCCTACTACAGGGACGGGGCCCGCAGCGACCCTGTGTCCCTCCGCTACACTGCCC TCAGCCGGAGCCCACCCTCCAACCTGACCGTGGCCTCCGAGTCACCCAACAGCTTGCGGGTCAGCTGGACGCCCCCGAGTGGCCACGTCCTCCACTACCGGCTCACCTACACGCTGGCCTCAGGCTCAGGACCCGAGAAATCG ATCTCTGTTCCAGGACCCAGGAGCCACGCGATACTCCCCGACCTGCTGGCAGCCACCAAGTACAGGGTGCTGGTCTCTGCAGTCTACGGAGCAGGGGAGAGTATGGCTGTGTCAGCCACAGGCCGGACAG CAGCCTGCCAGGCCCTCCACGCGGATGGCTCCCTCACAG GCTTTGACCTGATGGGGGCCTTCGGCCTGGTGGAGAAGGAGTACGCCTCTGTCCGCGGTGTGGCCATGGAGCCTTCGGCATTTGGCCCGACTAGGACCTTCACACTCTTCAAGGATGCTCAGCTGACACGCCGGGCCAG CGACATCCACCCGGCCGCCCTGCCCCCGGAACATACACTTGTCTTCCTCCTACGCCTGCTCCCTGAGACACCCCGCGAGGCCTTCGCACTGTGGCAGATGACGGCTGAGGACTTCCAGCCTGTCCTGGGGGTCCTGCTGGACG CCAGCAGGAAGTCGCTGACCTACTTCAACCACGACCTCAGGGCCACCTTGCAAGAGGTCACCTTCGACCTGCCCGAAGTGAGGAGGATATTCTTCGGGAGCTTCCACAAG GTGCACGTGGCTGTGGGCCGCTCCAGGGTCAGGCTCTACGTGGACTGCCAGAAGGTGGCTGAGAGGCCCATAGGGGAGGCTGGCAGTCCTCCCGCCACCGGCTTTGTCACGCTGGGGAGGCTGGCCAAGGCCCGGGGCCTCCGGAGCAGCTCTGCCACG TTCCAGCTCCAGACGCTGCAGCTTGTGTGCAGTGACTCCTGGGCAGAGGAGGACAGGTGCTGCGAGCTCCCTGCCTTG GATGGAGAGACCTGCCCGGCCTTCCCTTCTGCCTGCACCTGCTCCTCAGAGAGCCCTGGGCCCCCAGGGCCACAAGGACCTCCA GGCCTCCCCGGGAGGAATGGAGCGCCAGGAGAGCAGggctccccagggcccagg GGAGAGCCAGGACCACCCGGACAGATGGGACCCAAGGGTCCTGGAGGTCAGCAGGGGTCGCCAGGGACCCAGGGTCGCACCATACAGGGACCCATG GGTCCACCAGGGGTCAAAGGCGAGAAGGGGGACCATGGACTCCCGGGCCTGCAG GGCCGGCCCGGCCACCAGGGCTCCCCCGGAAAGGTCGGCCTCCAGGGACCAAAG GGAATGAGAGGCCTGGAGGGGACTGCTGGCCTGCCCGGACCCCCCGGACCCAGG GGCTTCCGGGGCGTGGCAGGGGCCAGGGGCACCAGCGGGGAGCGAGGACCCCCAGGGGTCGTGGGGCCCACG GGGCTGCCGGGGCCCAAGGGGGAGCGGGGAGAGAAG GGCGAGCCACAGTCTCTGGCCACCGTCTACCAGCTCGTGAGCCAGGCCTGCGAGTCTGCCATCCAGA CGCACATGCTGAAGTTCAACTCCTTCCTCCACGAGAGCACCAGGCCCCCCATGCCCATCTTGGAGGCCCCCAGGCCCCCCGGCACGCCCAGCGAGGCCCGGCTCCCTGGAGAAGGGGGTCGTGGTGGTCACCGCCCTGAGGCCAGAG GCCCAAGGAGGGGCTCAGGCACCCCACCTTCCCCTCGGCCCAGCACATCTGCCTTCCTCTCAGCTGAGCCTGGAGCCCTCAGCCAGATAGGCGGCCCTGGGCCGCAGGAGAACAAGCCTCCAGAACCCCTGGAAGGAGCGAGAGACTTTG GACAGTCCCTGTGCTGCCCCCACTGA
- the COL20A1 gene encoding collagen alpha-1(XX) chain isoform X12, which produces MEPCEPGRDLGSWGEQPPEAVRAARGPAADEVEGIRGGRPRLPGAGEARGRPAWCLRGCCAGHRRVMGDPEQEVMLNTKTPKATVGGLSPSKGYTVQIFELTGSGNILLARREFVITDLKSNSVGRSSWRPLGAALEPTPSRMGSLDPEPRVALVPSQDPPTLSGSKWGEGVPGEGQWSPTDAGGKAPTQPTPGLEKQSRARTSAGGREEPAGPQFRCTPPTPVDMIFLVDGSWSIGYGHFQQVKDFLASVIEPFEIGPDKVQVGLTQYSGDPQTEWDLNTFGTKEEVLAAIRGLRYRGGNTFTGLALTHVLEQNLKPIAGPRPEATTVVILVTDGKSQDDARTAGHVLKELGVDVFAVGVKNADEEELRLLASQPLDITVHSVQDFPQLGTLAGLLSRLICQKVQGRSPRGGPVTPAAAAPAPDPLSALTSLVLTQVTSSSVHLSWSPAPKPPLKHLIVWRPSKGGIPQEHPSLPVPSQLLFQVVVEGPTSSAELHNLTSSTEYLVSVFPVYEAGVGEGLRGLATTAPLPPPQALTLAAVTPRTVHLTWQPVAGATHYLVWCSPAPSKGEADRREVQVGRPEVLLDGLEPGRDYDVWVQSLRGAEASEGRGVRARTPALASTSLGFSDVSHDSARVFWEATPRPVRLFRVSYVSSKGGHSGQTEAPGNATSATLGPLSSSTTYTVRVICLYPGGSSSTLTGRLTTRKVPSPSQLSVTELPGDEVQLHWAAAAASGVLVYQIKWTPLGDGKAHEISVPGNLGTAVLPGLGRHLEYEITILAYYRDGARSDPVSLRYTALSRSPPSNLTVASESPNSLRVSWTPPSGHVLHYRLTYTLASGSGPEKSISVPGPRSHAILPDLLAATKYRVLVSAVYGAGESMAVSATGRTAACQALHADGSLTGFDLMGAFGLVEKEYASVRGVAMEPSAFGPTRTFTLFKDAQLTRRASDIHPAALPPEHTLVFLLRLLPETPREAFALWQMTAEDFQPVLGVLLDASRKSLTYFNHDLRATLQEVTFDLPEVRRIFFGSFHKVHVAVGRSRVRLYVDCQKVAERPIGEAGSPPATGFVTLGRLAKARGLRSSSATFQLQTLQLVCSDSWAEEDRCCELPALKDGETCPAFPSACTCSSESPGPPGPQGPPGLPGRNGAPGEQGSPGPRLSTGSSPQR; this is translated from the exons ATGGAGCCATGTGAACCTGGCCGTGACCTTGGCAGCTGGGG GGAGCAGCCGCCTGAGGCTGTCCGTGCTGCCCGAGGACCGGCTGCAGATGAAGTGGAGGGCATCAGAGGGGGGCGGCCTCGGCTACCTGGTGCAGGTGAAGCCCGTGGCAG ACCTGCGTGGTGTCTCCGAGGCTGCTGTGCTGGGCACCGGAGGGTTATGG gGGACCCAGAGCAGGAGGTGATGCTGAACACCAAGACCCCAAAGGCCACCGTGGGCGGCCTGAGCCCCTCCAAGGGGTACACCGTGCAGATCTTCGAGCTCACTGGCTCAGGAAACATCCTGCTGGCTCGGAGGGAGTTTGTGA TCACAGATTTGAAGAGTAACTCCGTGGGCAGGAGCAGCTGGAGGCCACTGGGTGCAGCCCTGGAGCCCACCCCTTCCCGTATGGGGAGCCTAGACCCTGAGCCCCGAGTCGCCTTGGTCCCAAGCCAAGACCCACCCACTCTTAGTGGGTCAAAGTGGGGTGAGG GAGTGCCCGGCGAGGGGCAGTGGTCACCGACAGACGCTGGGGGGAAGGCACCCACTcagcccaccccaggcctggagAAACAGAGCCGAGCCAGGACCTCcgctggagggagagaggagccag CCGGCCCCCAGTTCCGCTGCACGCCCCCTACACCTGTGGACATGATCTTCCTGGTGGATGGGTCCTGGAGTATCGGCTACGGTCACTTCCAGCAGGTCAAAGACTTCCTGGCCAGTGTCATCGAGCCCTTTGAAATAGGGCCAGATAAAGTCCAAGTAG GCTTGACTCAGTACAGTGGAGACCCCCAGACAGAGTGGGACCTGAACACCTTTGGCACTAAGGAGGAGGTGCTGGCAGCCATCCGCGGTCTCCGCTACAGAGGGGGAAACACCTTCACAG GCCTGGCCCTGACCCACGTGCTGGAGCAGAACCTGAAACCCATAGCGGGTCCCCGTCCAGAGGCAACCACGGTGGTGATCCTGGTGACAGACGGCAAGTCCCAGGACGATGCCCGCACTGCTGGCCACGTCCTCAAGGAGCTGGGAGTCGACGTTTTTGCCGTGG GCGTGAAGAACGCTGACGAGGAGGAGCTGCGGCTCCTGGCATCCCAACCGCTGGACATCACCGTCCACAGTGTGCAGGACTTCCCCCAGCTCGGCACGCTGGCCGGCCTGCTCAGCCGCCTCATCTGCCAGAAGGTCCAGGGCAGGAGCCCGCGCGGGGGCCCAG TGACACCGGCAGCTGCTGCTCCAGCCCCGGACCCCCTCTCTGCTCTCACCAGCCTGGTCCTGACTCAGGTGACCTCCTCCAGTGTCCACCTGTCCTGGAGTCCAGCCCCGAAACCACCCCTCAAGCATCTGATCGTGTGGCGGCCTTCCAAGGGCGGCATCCCCCAGGAG CACCCCTCCCTGCCCGTTCCATCGCAGCTCCTGTTccaggtggtggtggaggggccTACCTCGTCTGCAGAGCTGCACAACCTGACTTCCAGTACAGAGTACCTGGTGTCCGTGTTCCCCGTCTACGAGGCCGGGGTCGGCGAGGGCCTGCGGGGCCTGGCAACCACAG CGCCTCTGCCGCCACCCCAGGCACTGACCCTGGCCGCAGTGACGCCCAGAACCGTGCATCTCACCTGGCAGCCAGTGGCCGGGGCCACCCACTACTTGGTCTGGTGCTCACCTGCCCCCTCCAAGGGCGAGGCGGACAGGAGAGAG GTGCAGGTGGGGCGGCCAGAGGTGCTGCTGGACGGCCTGGAGCCTGGCAGGGACTACGACGTCTGGGTACAGAGCCTTCGAGGGGCAGAGGCCAGCGAGGGCCGGGGCGTCCGCGCCAGGACCC CTGCCCTGGCCTCCACCAGCCTGGGCTTCTCGGATGTGAGCCACGACTCGGCCCGTGTGTTCTGGGAGGCCACCCCAAGACCTGTGCGCCTCTTCAGGGTCAGCTACGTCTCCAGCAAGGGCGGCCACTCCGGGCAG ACGGAGGCTCCTGGGAATGCCACGTCGGCCACCCTaggccccctctcctcctccaccacatACACCGTCAGAGTCATCTGCCTCTACCCTGGTGGCAGCTCCTCCACACTGACCGGCCGCCTGACCACAC GGAAAGTCCCCAGCCCTAGCCAGCTGTCAGTGACAGAGCTCCCTGGGGACGAGGTGCAGCTGCATTGGGCAGCCGCAGCGGCATCCGGCGTGCTCGTCTACCAGATCAAGTGGACACCCCTGGGAGATGGGAAGGCCCAtgag ATCTCTGTCCCTGGCAACCTGGGCACAGCTGTCCTGCCCGGCCTGGGGAGGCACTTGGAGTACGAGATCACCATCCTAGCCTACTACAGGGACGGGGCCCGCAGCGACCCTGTGTCCCTCCGCTACACTGCCC TCAGCCGGAGCCCACCCTCCAACCTGACCGTGGCCTCCGAGTCACCCAACAGCTTGCGGGTCAGCTGGACGCCCCCGAGTGGCCACGTCCTCCACTACCGGCTCACCTACACGCTGGCCTCAGGCTCAGGACCCGAGAAATCG ATCTCTGTTCCAGGACCCAGGAGCCACGCGATACTCCCCGACCTGCTGGCAGCCACCAAGTACAGGGTGCTGGTCTCTGCAGTCTACGGAGCAGGGGAGAGTATGGCTGTGTCAGCCACAGGCCGGACAG CAGCCTGCCAGGCCCTCCACGCGGATGGCTCCCTCACAG GCTTTGACCTGATGGGGGCCTTCGGCCTGGTGGAGAAGGAGTACGCCTCTGTCCGCGGTGTGGCCATGGAGCCTTCGGCATTTGGCCCGACTAGGACCTTCACACTCTTCAAGGATGCTCAGCTGACACGCCGGGCCAG CGACATCCACCCGGCCGCCCTGCCCCCGGAACATACACTTGTCTTCCTCCTACGCCTGCTCCCTGAGACACCCCGCGAGGCCTTCGCACTGTGGCAGATGACGGCTGAGGACTTCCAGCCTGTCCTGGGGGTCCTGCTGGACG CCAGCAGGAAGTCGCTGACCTACTTCAACCACGACCTCAGGGCCACCTTGCAAGAGGTCACCTTCGACCTGCCCGAAGTGAGGAGGATATTCTTCGGGAGCTTCCACAAG GTGCACGTGGCTGTGGGCCGCTCCAGGGTCAGGCTCTACGTGGACTGCCAGAAGGTGGCTGAGAGGCCCATAGGGGAGGCTGGCAGTCCTCCCGCCACCGGCTTTGTCACGCTGGGGAGGCTGGCCAAGGCCCGGGGCCTCCGGAGCAGCTCTGCCACG TTCCAGCTCCAGACGCTGCAGCTTGTGTGCAGTGACTCCTGGGCAGAGGAGGACAGGTGCTGCGAGCTCCCTGCCTTG AAGGATGGAGAGACCTGCCCGGCCTTCCCTTCTGCCTGCACCTGCTCCTCAGAGAGCCCTGGGCCCCCAGGGCCACAAGGACCTCCA GGCCTCCCCGGGAGGAATGGAGCGCCAGGAGAGCAGggctccccagggcccagg CTTTCCACAGGCTCAAGTCCCCAGCGGTGA